A single region of the Bacteroides luhongzhouii genome encodes:
- a CDS encoding linear amide C-N hydrolase — MKKRLVGVALVLATVSLGSIQPVEACTRAVYIGPEQMVITGRTMDWKEDIMTNIYVFPRGIQRAGHNKDKTVNWTAKYGSVIATGYDIGTCDGMNEKGLVASLLFLPESVYSLPGDTRPAMGISIWTQYVLDNFATVREAVDELKKETFRIDAPRMPNGGPESTLHLAITDETGNTAVLEYLDGKLSIHEGKEYRVMTNSPRYDYQLAINDYWKEIGGLQMLPGTNRASDRFVRASFYIHAIPQTADAKIAVPSVLSVMRNVSVPFGINTPEKPYISSTRWRSVSDQKNKVYYFESTLTPNMFWLDLKKIDFSPKAGIKKLSLTKGEIYAGDAVKDLKDSQSFTFLFQTPVM, encoded by the coding sequence ATGAAGAAAAGATTAGTAGGAGTTGCATTGGTGTTGGCTACCGTCTCTTTGGGGAGTATACAGCCTGTGGAAGCATGCACGCGTGCAGTATACATAGGTCCTGAGCAGATGGTGATAACAGGGCGTACCATGGACTGGAAGGAAGATATCATGACGAATATCTATGTATTTCCACGCGGTATCCAGCGTGCGGGACATAACAAGGATAAAACGGTAAACTGGACTGCCAAATACGGAAGTGTGATTGCCACAGGATATGATATTGGTACTTGCGACGGAATGAACGAGAAAGGATTGGTGGCGAGTCTGCTTTTCTTGCCGGAATCTGTTTATTCTCTTCCCGGTGATACTCGTCCGGCAATGGGAATCAGTATTTGGACACAGTATGTACTCGATAACTTTGCTACGGTACGCGAAGCCGTTGATGAACTGAAAAAAGAGACTTTCCGGATTGATGCTCCCCGTATGCCGAATGGGGGACCGGAATCTACCTTGCATTTGGCTATAACCGATGAAACTGGAAATACGGCTGTATTGGAATATCTGGATGGAAAATTGAGTATTCACGAAGGGAAGGAATACCGGGTGATGACAAATTCTCCCCGATATGACTATCAGTTGGCTATTAATGATTATTGGAAAGAAATTGGTGGCTTACAGATGCTACCGGGAACAAATCGTGCGAGTGACCGCTTTGTCAGGGCTTCTTTCTACATTCATGCCATTCCGCAAACAGCTGATGCAAAAATTGCTGTTCCCAGTGTATTGAGTGTGATGCGTAATGTTTCTGTGCCATTTGGTATTAATACGCCGGAGAAGCCTTATATTTCTTCTACCCGTTGGCGTTCTGTCTCCGATCAGAAGAATAAAGTGTATTATTTCGAATCTACTTTGACACCGAACATGTTTTGGCTGGACTTGAAGAAAATAGATTTTAGTCCGAAAGCAGGGATTAAGAAATTGTCTCTGACAAAGGGAGAGATTTACGCAGGTGATGCAGTGAAGGATTTGAAAGACAGTCAATCGTTTACTTTCCTTTTCCAGACTCCGGTTATGTAG
- a CDS encoding tetratricopeptide repeat protein, protein MKKLLFTVAICVATFSVICAQSQRGTVVIQNSGKKALPQVNIVIEGATPTTSDARGCFEVQLPNHIEGQRLLIQQIAYRDWVVVNQHMVNQWVYAPTKNYRVDMCAKEEYTARVEQFYQIGKTNAKAKYASAMAQLKQLKEEGKVNSDHYMQRRKEIQAALNNAQEMLDYYVPLLVAINTDYLEPIEKQAQQLVTQGKLDEAIGLYEGLQLEKKLAHDLGLKKQWDEDIEDMIPTLERFAQTLVLQGGEESYQRAGKLFKMIADSSPTHMNRNADYANFAYHQRNFTDAEIYYKKAVEHSKTPYDLADWYTKLGLIYDDVNRLDESFDYFNKAIQVLDKLPKNMLATAELAVNLNINFSVLLLKIVRKSADNEKKKGCQLALNMLKEAVNILLALGSTQMQDYESKLMACYQNMAVFYRIIDDKKGLAQVQSGIDKLDMVSAEADTQLDYWVSKVNHAHYNQKYAEMLAACQKADEVVEKLYRNNPRQYKIERITVYQLLATAYYELDRYVEAVNIDEEGLAIFNTLPDEEKDMQRELYYNLYYNLYQCYYYTQQHNEAYDAIEKIHPYLKIEEPQYAVSIWFTALNAAYNLGRYEIMKYGKEIVETLKVCQDNETFYSQVNACYALLGALFFNTGHVDTALYFYDLSDKCAAQHGHTRMLAYNKLNRLSLSLICHRAQEVIAGAPAIEIELKKRQADNDSFAQLKYVQMMAHMMLGQWDEAKRISQLMNQMPAQDAAAGRARSLLAQAVLCMHTKQEAKTYFDRFVVEAEDVRRYSLFRYYELMSDYYFLCLYYAIQDKQYKQANDIISKLSDVVNGLTEESPVRGVYMQILLLNKCGDLAYFTHQYQKTLDAYENAISSFYEYHANSNVQCYTYMYGWVSSLLLDNDFYKTEQNMRQMKTARQGFIQQAFMLALYALHTDDEAGKELVAHLKTRKLPGSEECYAPVLLLYGKQMKDHINQDYQPTLNLLIQLLS, encoded by the coding sequence ATGAAAAAACTCCTGTTTACAGTTGCGATATGTGTAGCTACTTTTTCGGTTATATGTGCACAGAGCCAACGCGGCACTGTAGTGATACAAAATTCTGGCAAAAAAGCCTTGCCGCAAGTGAATATAGTGATAGAGGGGGCTACACCCACTACCAGTGATGCACGGGGTTGTTTTGAGGTGCAACTACCCAATCATATAGAGGGGCAACGGTTGCTTATACAACAGATAGCCTATCGTGACTGGGTGGTGGTTAATCAACACATGGTGAACCAATGGGTATATGCACCTACCAAAAACTATCGGGTAGATATGTGTGCTAAAGAGGAGTATACAGCTAGAGTAGAGCAATTCTACCAAATAGGTAAAACCAATGCGAAGGCTAAGTACGCTAGTGCCATGGCGCAACTCAAACAACTCAAAGAGGAAGGTAAAGTGAATAGCGACCATTATATGCAGCGTCGGAAAGAGATACAGGCGGCCCTGAACAATGCGCAAGAGATGTTAGACTATTATGTCCCCTTGTTAGTAGCCATTAATACAGATTATTTGGAGCCTATAGAGAAACAGGCGCAGCAGTTAGTGACACAGGGGAAACTCGATGAGGCTATCGGCTTATACGAAGGATTACAATTGGAAAAGAAGTTGGCGCATGACCTTGGTCTGAAGAAACAGTGGGATGAAGATATTGAAGACATGATACCCACCTTAGAACGATTTGCGCAAACATTGGTACTGCAAGGTGGTGAGGAGAGTTATCAGAGGGCGGGAAAGTTGTTTAAAATGATAGCCGACAGCAGCCCTACGCACATGAACCGTAATGCCGACTATGCGAACTTCGCTTATCATCAGAGAAACTTTACAGATGCCGAGATTTACTACAAGAAAGCCGTAGAGCACAGCAAAACACCTTACGATTTGGCTGATTGGTATACAAAACTAGGCCTTATATATGATGATGTGAACCGTTTGGACGAGAGCTTTGATTATTTTAACAAGGCGATACAGGTGCTCGATAAGCTACCAAAAAACATGTTGGCTACAGCCGAACTTGCCGTGAACCTCAATATCAATTTTTCGGTCCTGCTCCTTAAGATAGTGCGCAAGAGTGCGGATAACGAAAAAAAGAAGGGGTGCCAACTGGCACTTAATATGCTTAAGGAGGCTGTGAATATCCTATTAGCTTTAGGATCTACGCAGATGCAAGATTACGAATCGAAGCTCATGGCTTGTTATCAAAACATGGCTGTTTTCTATAGAATAATTGATGATAAGAAAGGGCTGGCACAAGTTCAATCGGGTATCGACAAACTCGATATGGTCAGTGCGGAAGCCGATACACAACTAGACTATTGGGTGTCGAAGGTAAATCATGCTCACTACAATCAAAAATATGCCGAGATGTTGGCTGCTTGCCAGAAAGCTGATGAGGTTGTAGAAAAATTGTATCGTAATAATCCCCGTCAGTATAAGATAGAGCGTATCACTGTCTATCAGTTGTTGGCTACCGCCTACTATGAGTTAGACCGGTATGTTGAGGCGGTGAACATTGACGAAGAGGGATTGGCTATTTTCAATACCCTCCCTGACGAGGAGAAAGATATGCAGCGTGAACTCTATTATAACTTATATTACAATCTTTATCAGTGCTACTATTATACCCAACAGCATAATGAAGCTTATGATGCTATCGAAAAAATCCATCCATATTTGAAGATTGAGGAGCCACAATATGCTGTAAGTATATGGTTCACAGCTCTCAATGCTGCTTACAATTTAGGACGTTATGAAATTATGAAATATGGCAAAGAAATCGTCGAAACCCTTAAGGTGTGTCAAGATAACGAGACTTTTTATTCGCAGGTCAATGCTTGTTATGCTTTATTGGGTGCACTCTTTTTCAATACCGGTCATGTGGACACAGCTCTTTATTTCTATGACCTTAGCGATAAGTGTGCTGCTCAGCATGGACATACGCGTATGTTAGCTTACAATAAACTTAATCGTCTGTCACTTAGTCTTATATGCCATCGGGCGCAGGAAGTTATTGCCGGTGCTCCGGCTATAGAAATCGAATTAAAGAAACGGCAAGCCGATAACGATAGTTTTGCACAGTTGAAGTATGTCCAAATGATGGCTCATATGATGCTGGGGCAATGGGATGAAGCTAAGCGCATCTCACAACTCATGAATCAGATGCCGGCGCAAGACGCTGCAGCCGGACGTGCCCGCTCGTTGTTGGCACAGGCAGTATTATGTATGCATACCAAGCAGGAGGCGAAAACCTATTTTGACCGTTTCGTGGTCGAAGCCGAGGATGTACGCAGGTATAGCCTCTTTAGGTATTATGAGTTGATGTCTGACTACTATTTTTTGTGTCTCTATTATGCTATACAGGACAAACAATATAAACAGGCTAATGATATAATCTCCAAACTGTCCGATGTCGTGAATGGTTTGACCGAGGAATCACCTGTTCGAGGTGTCTATATGCAAATACTGTTGCTGAACAAATGTGGAGACTTGGCTTACTTCACTCACCAATATCAGAAGACTCTTGATGCCTATGAAAATGCCATCTCTTCATTTTATGAATATCATGCAAATTCAAATGTGCAATGTTATACTTATATGTATGGTTGGGTGTCGTCATTATTATTGGATAATGATTTCTATAAAACAGAGCAAAATATGCGACAGATGAAAACAGCCCGTCAGGGATTCATTCAACAGGCTTTTATGCTAGCACTTTACGCTTTACATACTGATGACGAGGCGGGTAAGGAACTGGTGGCTCATCTCAAAACTCGTAAGTTGCCTGGAAGTGAAGAATGTTATGCTCCTGTTTTGTTGCTTTATGGTAAACAGATGAAAGACCATATAAATCAAGACTATCAACCTACACTTAATCTACTCATCCAATTGTTGTCATGA
- a CDS encoding carboxypeptidase regulatory-like domain-containing protein: protein MKNVKVFIASSAELDEDKLQMDLYFSQKNKGYRKRAICFEQRTWRDFPSYLSEEHLQNRYDDYIRQCDIVIFLFHTRLGQYTLRELQVAFEQVKASGGKRPKIYIYAKRDEHGAALLEKLKQYSEQEYGHFCDTYADYNELFHHFDYQLTQLENEGFIRPDPVDLPRTRRFVLLCLLPVVIVALFLLAYQLWQPVTFRVELKENIATTLPFRGATLTLKYADVVETRELATLQEMVKFEGINRKHAWLDDFTLSFKAKGYMAVDTTLSYTHVCSLNICRNNDAGLLKGIVTDEERRPVADARVQVLDYSAQTGADGSFLIEVPLSQQATSYRLTVMKEGFEIWDYNGVAPSPTEQMRIALRKK from the coding sequence ATGAAAAACGTAAAAGTCTTTATTGCTTCGTCGGCAGAACTCGATGAAGATAAATTGCAGATGGATCTCTACTTTTCGCAGAAGAATAAGGGATATAGGAAACGTGCCATCTGCTTCGAACAGCGTACCTGGCGTGATTTTCCCAGTTACCTTTCCGAGGAGCATCTGCAGAATAGATATGATGATTACATTCGCCAATGTGATATTGTGATTTTTCTTTTCCACACTCGTTTGGGGCAATATACGCTACGCGAACTGCAAGTTGCTTTTGAACAAGTGAAGGCGAGTGGTGGTAAACGTCCCAAAATTTACATTTATGCTAAACGCGACGAGCATGGCGCGGCACTACTGGAGAAACTAAAACAATACAGTGAGCAAGAATATGGGCACTTCTGTGATACTTATGCCGACTACAATGAGTTGTTTCATCACTTTGACTATCAGTTAACGCAACTGGAAAACGAAGGTTTCATACGTCCCGATCCTGTAGACTTGCCACGTACGAGACGTTTTGTACTGCTTTGTTTGCTGCCTGTGGTGATAGTGGCTCTTTTCTTGTTGGCCTATCAGTTGTGGCAACCTGTGACGTTTAGGGTCGAACTAAAAGAGAATATAGCTACCACGCTGCCCTTCCGGGGAGCTACGCTCACGCTGAAGTATGCCGATGTAGTGGAAACCCGTGAACTGGCTACGTTGCAAGAGATGGTGAAATTTGAAGGCATCAACCGCAAGCATGCTTGGCTCGACGACTTCACGCTAAGTTTCAAAGCTAAGGGCTATATGGCTGTAGATACTACACTAAGTTACACCCATGTTTGCTCTCTGAACATTTGTCGTAATAATGATGCCGGTCTGCTGAAAGGGATAGTGACTGATGAAGAGAGAAGACCCGTAGCCGATGCTCGTGTGCAGGTACTGGACTACTCTGCACAGACCGGGGCCGATGGTTCCTTCTTGATAGAGGTACCGTTATCGCAGCAAGCCACTAGCTATCGTCTCACTGTGATGAAAGAAGGCTTCGAAATCTGGGATTACAATGGGGTAGCTCCGTCGCCTACCGAGCAGATGCGCATAGCCTTGCGCAAAAAATAG
- a CDS encoding DNA topoisomerase 3, with product MIVCIAEKPSVARDIAEVLGAHTRKEGYIEGNGYQVTWTFGHLCTLKEPHEYTPNWKSWNLGSLPMIPPRFGIKLIENPTYEKQFHIIEGLMQNADEIINCGDAGQEGELIQRWVMQKAGARCPVKRLWISSLTEEAIREGFAKLKDQTDFQSLYEAGLSRAMGDWLLGMNATRLYTIKYGQNKQVLSIGRVQTPTLALIVNRQLEIANFEPKQYWELKTNYRDTTFSALIRKSDEEIAAEEEKNGGKKKIDNPGIDPIANREEGEALVERIKNLPFVVTSVGKKDGREFAPRLFDLTSLQVECNKKFAYSADETLKLIQSLYEKKVATYPRVDTTFLSDDIYPKCPAILKGLRDYEVLTAPLAGTTLPKSKKVFDNSKVTDHHAIIPTGVYAQNLTDMERRVYDLIARRFIAVFYPDCKISTTTVMGEVDKIEFRVTGKQILEPGWRVVFAKEVKDPTEEKEEEDENVLPAFVKGESGPHIPDLNEKWTQPPRPYTEATLLRAMETAGKLVDNDELRDALKENGIGRPSTRAAIIETLFKRNYIRKERKNLIATSTGVELVQIIHEELLKSAELTGIWEKKLREIEKKTYDARQFLEELKQMVSEIVMSVLSDNTNRRITIQDAVAAKAGEKEKKESKKRERKPSTPKEKKPKAEKKTNEVKTDSPGSPAPMATAASTPSATGGGDAFVGQLCPLCGKGTIIKGKTAYGCSEWRNGCTFRKSF from the coding sequence ATGATAGTTTGCATAGCCGAAAAGCCGTCTGTAGCACGTGATATAGCCGAAGTACTCGGTGCTCATACCAGAAAAGAAGGATATATAGAAGGAAACGGATACCAGGTGACCTGGACATTCGGGCATCTTTGTACCCTGAAGGAGCCACATGAATACACGCCTAACTGGAAATCATGGAATTTAGGTAGTCTGCCGATGATTCCTCCACGTTTCGGCATCAAGCTGATAGAGAATCCTACCTACGAAAAACAATTCCACATTATCGAGGGGCTGATGCAGAACGCGGATGAAATCATCAACTGCGGTGATGCCGGGCAAGAAGGAGAATTGATTCAGCGCTGGGTGATGCAGAAAGCCGGTGCACGCTGTCCGGTGAAGCGTCTGTGGATTTCTTCATTGACAGAAGAAGCCATCCGGGAAGGATTTGCCAAACTGAAAGACCAGACGGATTTCCAATCACTCTATGAAGCCGGTCTTTCCCGTGCGATGGGTGATTGGTTGCTGGGAATGAATGCTACCCGTCTTTATACTATTAAATACGGTCAAAATAAACAGGTACTCTCTATCGGTCGTGTACAGACACCGACTCTGGCATTGATTGTCAACCGTCAATTGGAAATAGCCAATTTTGAACCCAAACAATACTGGGAGTTGAAAACCAATTACCGGGATACTACTTTCTCTGCACTCATCCGCAAAAGTGATGAAGAAATAGCTGCGGAAGAGGAAAAGAATGGTGGAAAAAAGAAAATAGATAATCCGGGCATCGACCCTATTGCCAACCGGGAAGAAGGCGAGGCACTGGTAGAACGCATTAAGAATCTTCCGTTTGTAGTCACCAGTGTAGGCAAGAAAGATGGGAGGGAGTTTGCTCCACGTTTGTTCGACTTGACCTCACTTCAGGTAGAATGCAACAAAAAATTCGCTTATTCGGCCGATGAAACACTGAAACTGATTCAGTCTCTTTATGAGAAGAAGGTGGCCACCTATCCGCGTGTCGATACCACTTTCTTGAGTGATGACATTTATCCGAAATGTCCTGCTATCCTGAAAGGACTCCGTGATTACGAGGTGCTGACAGCTCCGTTAGCCGGTACCACGCTTCCTAAATCAAAAAAGGTATTTGACAACTCGAAGGTGACGGATCACCATGCCATTATCCCTACCGGAGTCTATGCTCAAAACCTGACGGATATGGAACGCCGTGTCTACGATCTGATAGCCCGTCGTTTTATAGCCGTGTTCTATCCGGACTGTAAGATTTCTACTACTACTGTAATGGGAGAAGTGGATAAGATAGAATTCCGGGTAACCGGAAAACAAATTCTGGAACCGGGATGGCGTGTCGTGTTTGCCAAGGAAGTAAAAGACCCTACCGAAGAAAAAGAAGAAGAGGATGAAAATGTACTTCCTGCTTTTGTGAAGGGCGAAAGTGGTCCTCACATTCCGGACCTGAATGAAAAATGGACGCAGCCGCCCAGACCTTATACCGAAGCAACACTGCTTCGTGCTATGGAAACGGCCGGAAAACTGGTGGACAATGATGAACTTCGTGATGCCTTGAAAGAGAATGGCATCGGTCGTCCGTCTACCCGTGCGGCTATTATTGAAACGTTGTTTAAGCGAAATTATATCCGTAAGGAAAGAAAGAATCTGATTGCTACCTCGACAGGTGTGGAACTGGTGCAGATCATCCACGAAGAGTTGCTGAAATCGGCAGAACTGACCGGGATCTGGGAAAAGAAGTTGCGGGAGATTGAAAAGAAAACATACGATGCCCGCCAGTTTCTCGAAGAGCTGAAGCAGATGGTTTCGGAAATCGTGATGAGCGTACTTTCTGATAATACGAATCGACGTATTACTATTCAGGATGCAGTTGCTGCAAAAGCCGGAGAGAAAGAAAAGAAGGAATCTAAAAAGCGTGAACGAAAACCGAGTACACCGAAAGAAAAGAAACCAAAGGCGGAAAAAAAGACGAATGAAGTGAAAACCGATTCGCCCGGTTCTCCGGCTCCGATGGCTACGGCTGCTTCAACTCCTTCTGCAACAGGTGGGGGAGATGCGTTTGTTGGTCAACTCTGTCCGCTTTGTGGTAAAGGAACCATCATTAAAGGGAAGACTGCTTACGGATGTTCGGAATGGAGAAATGGATGTACTTTCCGAAAGAGTTTCTGA